Proteins from a genomic interval of Desulfofustis limnaeus:
- the tpx gene encoding thiol peroxidase, whose translation MATITLRGNSIETVGSLPQTGTKAPAFTLVKTDLSECRLGDFSGKTVVLNIFPSIDTPTCAASVRRFNEEAAKRDNTVVLCISADLPFAHKRFCEAEGIDNVHAVSTFRSPDFGTDYGVTIGTGPIRGLLSRAVVVIDGGGTIIHTEQVPEIGQEPDYDRALGSW comes from the coding sequence ATGGCGACCATAACCTTACGCGGCAATTCCATTGAAACCGTTGGTTCTCTTCCCCAGACCGGAACGAAAGCACCGGCCTTCACCCTGGTGAAGACCGACCTCTCGGAATGCCGTCTCGGCGATTTTTCAGGGAAGACGGTGGTGCTCAACATTTTCCCCAGTATCGACACCCCCACCTGTGCCGCTTCGGTACGACGGTTCAACGAAGAAGCGGCCAAGCGGGATAACACGGTGGTGCTCTGCATCTCGGCCGATTTACCTTTCGCCCACAAGCGTTTTTGCGAAGCGGAGGGGATCGACAATGTCCATGCCGTTTCCACGTTCAGATCTCCCGATTTCGGCACGGATTACGGGGTGACCATCGGCACCGGCCCGATCCGCGGACTCTTGTCCCGGGCCGTGGTGGTTATTGACGGCGGCGGCACCATCATCCATACCGAGCAGGTACCCGAGATCGGTCAAGAACCGGATTACGACCGGGCGCTTGGATCCTGGTAA
- the meaB gene encoding methylmalonyl Co-A mutase-associated GTPase MeaB: MQKDPSYYIQGVRDGNRLMLSRTITLIESSLSSHQELAATVIEQLLPYSGNSVRLGITGVPGAGKSTFIDSFGMLLTERGHRVAVLAIDPSSSRSGGSVLGDKTRMINLAAAGNAFIRPSPTGGTLGGAARKTRESMLVCEAAGFDVIIIETVGVGQSETAVAAMVDFFLVLMIAGAGDELQGIKKGILEVADAIAINKADGNNRLPAEQARRQYETALHLIAPDNPLWSPPVLTCSALEKTGLTDIWETIDRHRHTLTASGDLQRKRSRQSVAWFQQLLLDGLSSWFYNHPAIRERFPLVVREIEQSRLSPALAATSLLQSIYQDPSARS, translated from the coding sequence ATGCAAAAAGACCCCAGCTATTACATCCAGGGAGTACGCGACGGCAACCGTTTGATGTTGTCGCGCACCATCACCCTCATCGAATCATCGCTGTCCAGCCATCAGGAGTTGGCGGCAACGGTTATCGAACAGCTCCTGCCCTACAGCGGTAACAGCGTTCGCCTGGGAATCACCGGCGTGCCGGGGGCGGGAAAGAGCACTTTCATCGACAGCTTCGGCATGCTGCTGACCGAGCGGGGACATCGAGTGGCGGTGCTGGCCATCGACCCGAGCAGTTCCCGTAGCGGCGGTTCGGTGCTCGGCGACAAGACCCGAATGATCAATCTTGCCGCGGCCGGCAATGCTTTTATCCGACCGTCGCCCACCGGGGGCACCCTCGGAGGCGCCGCCCGCAAGACCAGAGAATCGATGCTGGTCTGTGAAGCCGCCGGCTTCGATGTGATCATCATCGAGACGGTTGGCGTTGGCCAATCGGAGACCGCAGTTGCGGCCATGGTCGATTTCTTCCTGGTGCTGATGATCGCCGGTGCCGGCGATGAACTGCAAGGGATCAAAAAAGGCATTCTCGAGGTCGCCGACGCCATTGCCATCAACAAGGCCGATGGCAACAATCGCCTGCCCGCCGAGCAGGCGCGCCGTCAGTACGAAACGGCGCTGCACCTCATCGCTCCGGACAACCCCCTCTGGTCACCGCCCGTTCTTACCTGCAGCGCCTTGGAAAAAACAGGCCTGACGGACATCTGGGAGACGATCGACCGGCATCGTCACACGCTTACCGCCAGCGGCGACTTGCAACGAAAGCGGTCCCGTCAATCAGTGGCTTGGTTCCAGCAGTTGCTTCTCGATGGGCTCAGTTCCTGGTTCTACAATCATCCGGCCATCCGCGAGCGCTTTCCGCTTGTGGTCAGGGAAATCGAGCAGAGCCGGCTCTCGCCGGCTCTCGCAGCAACCTCCCTGCTGCAATCCATTTACCAGGATCCAAGCGCCCGGTCGTAA
- the scpA gene encoding methylmalonyl-CoA mutase: MPQHPHHQQWEALAVKQMKGNPISSLNWQTPEGITVKPLYTAEDLEGLESIDSLPGLPPFVRGPMATMYAGRPWTIRQYAGFSTARESNEFYRKALAAGQKGLSVAFDLATHRGYDSDHPRVTGDVGKAGVAIDSVEDMKILFDGIPLDQMSVSMTMNGAVIPILASYIVAAEEQGVRHEQLTGTIQNDILKEYLTRNTFIYPPGPSMRIVADIIGFCSKHMPRYNTISISGYHMMEAGANSVLQVAFTMADGLEYVRTALRAGMNVDEFAPRLSFFFGIGMNFFMDIAMLRAARLLWHRLMQQFNPRDPRSSMLRTHCQTSGWSLTQQDPYNNIIRTTLEALTAVLGGTQSLHTNSFDEAIGLPTDFSARIARNTQIIIQEESEVCRAIDPLGGSYYVESLTNSIVQEAQKIINEVESLGGMAKAIESGMPKMRIEESAARKQARIDQGLDVIVGVNKYQLKDEKIDFEIREVPASVRDDQIERLRSTRQNRDQALVDRTLAELTRAAEGGGNLLEAALPAIRARATIGEVSDAMEKVFGRFISTTRCISGAYASEFQTKPETLEQVRRRTEAFLKTHGRRPRILVSKMGQDGHDRGIKVIASAYADLGFDVDIGPLFQTPHEAAKMAIENDVHVVGASSLTAGHKTLVPALVEELRQQGGGDILVVAGGIIPPGDYDYLHERGVKAVFGPGTSVIDSANRTLDLIEASLG; encoded by the coding sequence ATGCCACAGCACCCTCACCATCAGCAATGGGAAGCCCTTGCCGTCAAGCAGATGAAGGGGAACCCGATCAGTTCCCTCAACTGGCAGACCCCCGAGGGGATCACGGTCAAACCACTCTACACCGCCGAGGACCTTGAAGGCCTCGAAAGTATCGATTCTTTGCCCGGCCTGCCGCCTTTTGTCAGGGGTCCGATGGCCACCATGTACGCCGGCCGCCCCTGGACCATTCGCCAGTATGCCGGTTTCTCGACGGCCCGGGAATCCAACGAATTCTACCGCAAAGCCTTGGCCGCCGGCCAAAAAGGGCTATCGGTGGCCTTCGATTTGGCCACCCATCGCGGCTACGACTCAGACCATCCCCGGGTGACCGGCGATGTGGGCAAGGCCGGTGTGGCCATCGATTCCGTCGAGGACATGAAGATTCTGTTTGACGGCATACCGCTCGACCAGATGTCCGTCTCGATGACCATGAACGGGGCGGTCATCCCCATCCTCGCCAGCTACATCGTCGCCGCCGAGGAGCAAGGGGTAAGGCACGAGCAACTGACCGGCACCATCCAAAATGACATTCTCAAGGAATATCTGACCCGCAACACCTTCATCTACCCGCCTGGGCCATCGATGCGCATCGTCGCCGACATTATCGGTTTCTGTTCGAAACATATGCCGCGCTACAATACCATCAGCATCAGCGGTTATCACATGATGGAGGCCGGGGCCAACAGCGTCCTGCAGGTGGCCTTCACCATGGCCGATGGCCTGGAATACGTGCGCACCGCACTACGGGCCGGCATGAACGTCGATGAATTCGCACCGCGCCTGTCCTTCTTTTTCGGCATCGGCATGAATTTCTTCATGGACATCGCCATGCTCCGGGCCGCACGTCTCCTCTGGCACCGCTTGATGCAGCAGTTCAACCCTCGGGACCCGCGCTCATCGATGCTGCGCACCCACTGCCAGACCTCGGGATGGAGTCTGACCCAGCAGGATCCGTATAACAACATCATCCGCACTACCCTCGAGGCGCTGACTGCCGTGCTCGGCGGCACCCAATCGCTGCATACCAACTCGTTTGACGAGGCAATCGGCTTGCCCACCGACTTTTCGGCCCGCATTGCCCGCAACACTCAGATCATTATCCAGGAGGAATCTGAGGTCTGCCGGGCTATCGACCCCCTTGGCGGTTCCTATTACGTGGAATCGCTGACCAACTCAATTGTCCAGGAGGCACAGAAAATCATCAACGAAGTGGAATCCCTGGGCGGCATGGCCAAGGCGATCGAGTCAGGGATGCCGAAGATGCGCATCGAGGAATCGGCAGCCCGTAAACAGGCCCGGATCGACCAAGGCCTGGATGTGATCGTCGGGGTCAACAAATATCAGCTGAAAGACGAAAAGATCGATTTTGAAATCAGAGAAGTGCCCGCCTCAGTCCGTGACGACCAGATCGAGCGGTTACGCAGCACCAGACAGAATCGGGACCAGGCACTGGTCGATCGCACCCTGGCCGAACTGACCCGGGCGGCCGAAGGCGGCGGTAACTTGCTGGAAGCCGCCCTGCCGGCCATCCGTGCCCGGGCGACCATCGGAGAGGTGTCGGACGCCATGGAAAAAGTATTCGGCCGCTTCATCAGCACTACTCGCTGCATTTCCGGGGCATACGCTTCCGAATTCCAGACGAAGCCGGAGACGCTCGAACAGGTGCGGCGCCGCACCGAGGCCTTTCTCAAGACCCATGGTCGTCGGCCCCGTATCCTGGTGTCGAAGATGGGCCAGGACGGTCATGACCGGGGCATCAAAGTTATCGCCAGTGCCTATGCCGACCTCGGTTTCGACGTGGATATCGGGCCGCTCTTTCAGACCCCCCATGAGGCAGCCAAGATGGCCATCGAAAACGATGTACACGTGGTCGGCGCCTCCAGCCTGACCGCCGGACACAAGACCCTGGTGCCAGCCCTGGTCGAAGAACTGCGGCAGCAAGGCGGCGGCGACATCCTGGTAGTGGCCGGCGGCATCATCCCCCCCGGCGATTACGATTACCTGCACGAACGCGGCGTCAAGGCAGTGTTCGGACCGGGGACCTCGGTAATCGATTCGGCCAACCGGACCTTGGACCTCATCGAAGCCAGCCTTGGTTGA
- the mce gene encoding methylmalonyl-CoA epimerase has translation MKILKIDHIGVAVDSIDEKTTFWSDILGLEFAGAETVDSQKVKTAFFPVGESEVELLESTAPDGPVAKFIEKKGQGFQHIAFRVADIDAALAELKQRNVQLIDEQPRPGAGGARIAFIHPKATGGILVELCERS, from the coding sequence ATGAAGATTCTCAAAATAGACCACATCGGTGTAGCGGTAGACAGTATCGACGAAAAAACAACATTTTGGTCCGACATTCTCGGTCTTGAATTCGCCGGCGCCGAAACCGTCGACAGCCAGAAAGTGAAAACCGCCTTTTTCCCAGTCGGCGAAAGCGAGGTGGAACTGCTCGAATCCACTGCACCCGACGGTCCGGTAGCCAAATTCATCGAAAAAAAAGGACAGGGTTTCCAGCACATCGCTTTTCGTGTCGCCGACATCGATGCGGCTCTTGCCGAACTCAAACAGCGAAACGTGCAGTTGATTGACGAACAGCCGCGCCCGGGCGCCGGTGGCGCTCGCATTGCCTTCATTCACCCGAAGGCGACCGGCGGCATCCTGGTCGAGCTCTGTGAACGATCATAA
- a CDS encoding TetR/AcrR family transcriptional regulator — translation MRQKRTREDIAHRDVHQRLEAAVLDIFSNSDFHKASIRDIADRAGVSFTTIYKHYGSKERLVFAFVDVWMGKLTDRIVDHLQGIEDLKEKLRKVFWLQLDYYERHVGLGRIVFMTLPMNTWMDDQTFAQPRMMGLMIDVLRQGQQEGILNPQVRAGTLLDFLMGFVQRSFFMWILRGQKESLAAQANTMFEMVWRGMTNPELDHHRQGTSKTV, via the coding sequence ATGAGACAGAAACGTACCAGAGAGGACATCGCGCACCGGGATGTCCACCAACGGCTCGAGGCAGCGGTACTGGATATTTTTTCCAACTCCGATTTCCACAAAGCGAGTATCAGGGATATCGCCGATCGAGCCGGGGTCAGTTTTACCACCATCTACAAGCATTACGGCAGCAAAGAGCGGCTGGTCTTCGCCTTTGTCGATGTCTGGATGGGCAAGCTCACCGATCGGATCGTCGATCATCTGCAGGGAATCGAGGATCTTAAGGAAAAGTTGCGCAAGGTCTTCTGGCTCCAGCTCGACTATTACGAACGTCACGTCGGTCTCGGTCGTATCGTCTTCATGACCTTGCCGATGAATACCTGGATGGACGATCAGACCTTCGCCCAACCACGAATGATGGGACTGATGATCGATGTTCTGCGGCAAGGACAACAGGAAGGCATCCTCAACCCCCAGGTCCGGGCCGGCACACTGCTCGATTTTTTGATGGGCTTTGTCCAACGCAGTTTCTTCATGTGGATCCTGCGCGGCCAGAAGGAAAGCCTGGCCGCGCAGGCCAACACCATGTTTGAGATGGTCTGGCGCGGCATGACCAATCCGGAGCTTGATCACCACCGTCAGGGAACCAGCAAGACGGTCTGA
- a CDS encoding pyruvate carboxylase subunit B has translation MSDHVQMTAMNYSSDRPPAENPVKIMDLTLRDGHQSLFATRGRTEDMIPVAELMDDIGFWAVETWGGATFDTMHRFLNEDPWERLRTLKRYMRKTPFSMLLRAQNLVGYRNYADDLALAFVERTAENGMDIFRTFDALNDYRNFETVVKQIKRCGKHFQGCICYTMTEPRLGGEVYNLDYYVAKAKDLESMGADSVCIKDMAGLLAPYDAYQLVKAIKAAVSVPIHLHSHFTSGMSPMTHLKAIEAGVDIIDTCMTPYAYRTSHAAVEPLVMTLLGTNRDTGFDIKKLAAINDIFEKEVLPKYKHLLDDSKVSIIDINVLLHQTPGGMLSNLVNQLREMDALDKIDDVYRELPRVRRELGQIPLVTPTSQIVGVQTVNNVLHDTPEERYKMITGQVKDLCFGLYGKTAVPIDPEVQKKALQGYPRGEQPITCRPAEVLEPELDKAKKEIGPLAKDRDDLILYAMFPVTGKKFLEWKYGITPLPDSVKPITMEDVRKREELIKKAKAGQLVEKKSEAPAKSAAARSFHVFVDNEYFSVAVDPVGGPTIVPARPAPPTAPAPAPATPPPNVVAAAPTTAAPPPQPPASGNGGGAGTMLLAPMPGMIVRYDKKVGDPVAKGETVVILEAMKMENALPAPCDGTIKAIDFASGDSVTKGAVLCVVG, from the coding sequence ATGAGTGACCATGTGCAGATGACCGCGATGAACTATTCCAGTGACCGTCCGCCCGCCGAAAACCCGGTAAAGATCATGGACCTGACGCTCCGTGACGGACATCAGTCCCTCTTTGCCACCCGTGGCCGCACCGAAGACATGATTCCCGTCGCCGAACTGATGGACGATATCGGCTTCTGGGCCGTGGAGACCTGGGGCGGCGCCACCTTCGACACCATGCACCGTTTTCTCAACGAAGACCCCTGGGAACGGCTGCGGACACTGAAACGCTACATGAGGAAAACCCCCTTTTCCATGCTGCTCCGGGCCCAGAACCTGGTGGGCTACCGCAATTACGCCGACGACCTGGCGCTGGCCTTTGTCGAACGGACGGCGGAAAACGGCATGGATATCTTCCGTACCTTCGACGCGCTTAACGATTATCGCAACTTTGAAACGGTGGTCAAACAGATCAAGAGATGCGGCAAACACTTCCAGGGCTGCATCTGCTACACCATGACCGAGCCGCGTCTGGGCGGCGAAGTGTACAATCTCGACTATTATGTTGCCAAGGCCAAGGATCTGGAGTCCATGGGCGCCGACTCCGTCTGCATCAAGGACATGGCCGGACTGCTCGCTCCCTACGACGCCTACCAGCTCGTCAAGGCGATCAAGGCGGCGGTATCCGTACCGATTCACCTGCACAGCCATTTCACTTCGGGCATGTCGCCGATGACGCACCTCAAGGCTATCGAGGCCGGCGTCGACATCATCGATACCTGCATGACGCCATACGCCTACCGAACGTCGCACGCCGCCGTTGAACCCCTGGTCATGACCCTGCTCGGCACCAACCGCGACACCGGGTTCGATATCAAGAAGCTGGCCGCGATCAACGACATTTTCGAAAAGGAGGTTTTGCCCAAATACAAACACCTGCTTGATGACTCCAAGGTTTCCATCATCGATATCAACGTCCTGCTCCATCAGACGCCGGGCGGCATGCTCTCCAACCTGGTCAACCAGCTGCGCGAAATGGACGCCCTGGACAAGATCGACGACGTTTACCGTGAGTTGCCGCGAGTGCGCCGGGAACTCGGCCAGATCCCGCTGGTCACGCCCACCAGTCAGATCGTCGGCGTACAGACGGTGAACAACGTGCTGCACGACACCCCGGAGGAGCGCTACAAGATGATTACCGGCCAGGTAAAGGATCTCTGCTTCGGGCTCTACGGCAAGACGGCCGTACCGATCGATCCGGAGGTCCAGAAAAAGGCGTTGCAAGGGTACCCGCGCGGCGAACAGCCGATCACCTGTCGGCCGGCTGAGGTTCTGGAGCCTGAGCTGGACAAGGCAAAAAAAGAGATCGGCCCTCTGGCCAAAGACAGAGACGACCTGATTCTCTATGCCATGTTTCCGGTTACCGGGAAGAAATTCCTTGAATGGAAATACGGGATCACCCCACTACCGGACAGCGTTAAGCCGATCACCATGGAAGACGTCCGTAAGCGGGAGGAACTGATCAAGAAGGCCAAGGCCGGACAACTGGTGGAAAAGAAAAGCGAGGCGCCGGCAAAATCGGCAGCAGCGCGCAGCTTTCATGTCTTTGTCGATAACGAGTATTTCAGTGTCGCGGTGGATCCGGTGGGCGGCCCGACCATCGTGCCCGCCCGCCCGGCACCACCGACGGCGCCCGCACCGGCACCTGCAACACCACCGCCGAACGTCGTGGCGGCGGCGCCAACCACCGCCGCGCCGCCCCCCCAGCCACCTGCGTCCGGGAACGGCGGCGGAGCCGGTACCATGCTCCTGGCGCCGATGCCCGGCATGATCGTCCGGTACGACAAGAAGGTGGGAGATCCCGTCGCCAAAGGAGAGACGGTGGTGATACTCGAAGCGATGAAGATGGAAAACGCCCTGCCCGCCCCCTGTGACGGAACCATCAAGGCCATCGATTTTGCCAGTGGCGATAGTGTTACCAAAGGCGCCGTCCTCTGCGTCGTCGGCTGA
- a CDS encoding antibiotic biosynthesis monooxygenase family protein, translated as MTVRIFIKRSVPDDKIAELSVLLKRLRSVTLTQPGYISGQTLKRLDQPGRCLVISTWRSAEDWYDWLANDKRIVIQNEIDALLGTPSEYSIYE; from the coding sequence ATGACTGTCAGGATCTTTATCAAACGCAGCGTCCCGGATGACAAGATTGCTGAACTAAGCGTGTTGCTCAAGCGGTTGCGCAGCGTCACCCTGACCCAGCCTGGCTATATTTCCGGACAAACCCTGAAACGGCTGGACCAGCCGGGCCGATGCCTGGTCATCAGCACCTGGCGCTCGGCCGAGGATTGGTACGACTGGCTGGCCAACGACAAACGGATCGTCATTCAGAACGAGATCGACGCTCTGTTGGGAACACCGAGCGAATACAGCATTTATGAGTGA
- a CDS encoding acyl-CoA carboxylase subunit beta, with amino-acid sequence MNTIERLEYLQKLRAEALLGGGKKRIDKLHSLGRLTARERINLLLDEGSFEEFDMFKTHRCSDFGMQKQKILGDGVVTGHGTIDGRIVYVFAQDFTVLGGSLSETFAEKICKIMDLAMKNGAPVIGLNDSGGARIQEGIESLAGYTDIFLRNVMASGVVPQISAIFGPCAGGAVYSPALTDFVVMVKNNSYMFLTGPKVVKSVTHEDVSVEELGGADMHASRSGVTDYAATSGADAIAYVRKLISFLPQNNLENPPTVPCTDPATRTAEALNQIIPENPNAAYDMKQIILQTVDHGDFFEIKEQFAPNIIVGFARYNGMSVGIVANQPAHFSGVLDIDSSIKGARFVRFCDCFNIPVVTFVDVPGFLPGTAQEYGGVIRNGAKILYAYAEATIPKVTIITRKAYGGAYCVMSSKHLRGDINYAWPTAEIAVMGAKGAVEVLYGKQAKAQENPEQFLKDKELEYQDTVANPYVAAQRGYIDDIIEPSKTRARIIRALTLVQNKRDTNPMKKHGNIPL; translated from the coding sequence ATGAACACCATCGAACGACTGGAGTATCTCCAGAAATTGCGGGCTGAAGCCCTGCTCGGCGGCGGGAAGAAACGTATCGACAAGCTTCACTCGTTGGGCCGACTGACCGCTCGGGAGCGGATCAATCTGTTGCTTGATGAAGGGTCTTTCGAGGAATTCGACATGTTCAAGACCCATCGTTGCTCCGACTTCGGCATGCAGAAGCAGAAGATTCTTGGTGACGGCGTGGTTACCGGTCACGGAACCATCGACGGCCGCATTGTCTATGTATTCGCCCAGGACTTCACCGTTCTCGGTGGTTCCTTGTCCGAGACGTTTGCCGAAAAGATCTGTAAAATAATGGACCTGGCCATGAAGAACGGGGCCCCGGTCATCGGCCTCAACGACTCCGGCGGAGCTCGCATCCAGGAAGGGATAGAGAGTCTGGCCGGCTACACCGACATTTTCCTGCGCAATGTCATGGCCTCCGGTGTCGTTCCTCAAATCTCTGCTATTTTTGGGCCTTGCGCCGGTGGGGCGGTCTATTCACCGGCGCTGACCGACTTCGTCGTGATGGTAAAAAACAACTCCTACATGTTTTTAACCGGACCTAAGGTGGTCAAGTCGGTCACTCATGAGGATGTATCCGTTGAAGAGCTCGGCGGTGCCGACATGCACGCCTCACGCAGCGGCGTTACCGATTATGCCGCCACCTCGGGGGCCGATGCCATCGCTTATGTGCGCAAACTGATCTCCTTTCTGCCCCAGAACAATCTGGAGAATCCGCCCACCGTCCCTTGCACCGATCCGGCAACTCGAACTGCCGAGGCGTTGAACCAGATCATTCCGGAGAACCCCAACGCCGCCTACGACATGAAACAGATTATTCTGCAGACGGTCGATCACGGCGACTTTTTTGAGATCAAGGAACAATTCGCCCCCAATATCATCGTCGGTTTCGCCCGCTACAACGGCATGAGCGTCGGTATCGTCGCCAACCAACCGGCCCATTTCTCCGGCGTACTCGACATCGACTCGTCCATCAAAGGCGCCCGCTTCGTCCGTTTCTGCGACTGCTTCAACATCCCGGTCGTCACCTTTGTCGACGTTCCCGGCTTCCTGCCCGGCACTGCTCAGGAATATGGCGGCGTCATCCGCAATGGAGCAAAGATTCTCTACGCTTACGCCGAGGCGACCATCCCCAAGGTGACCATCATCACCCGTAAGGCATACGGCGGTGCCTATTGCGTCATGTCCTCGAAACACCTGCGCGGCGACATCAACTACGCTTGGCCGACGGCCGAGATTGCCGTGATGGGCGCCAAAGGGGCCGTCGAGGTCCTCTACGGCAAACAGGCAAAGGCCCAGGAGAACCCGGAGCAATTTCTGAAAGATAAGGAACTCGAATACCAGGATACGGTGGCCAATCCCTACGTCGCCGCCCAGCGGGGTTATATCGATGACATCATCGAACCGTCGAAGACCCGGGCAAGGATTATCAGGGCGCTGACCTTGGTCCAGAATAAACGGGACACCAACCCGATGAAGAAACACGGCAACATTCCATTATAA
- the sucD gene encoding succinate--CoA ligase subunit alpha has protein sequence MAIFVNHNTRVIVQGITGQEGQFHTRQCIAYGTQVVGGVTPGKGGQRVDDVPVFNSVAEACRAVAPDTSLIFVPPPFAADAILEAVDAGLKLIVCITEGIPVMDMLKVKNYLAGKETRLIGPNCPGIITPGACKIGIMPGAIHRPGGPFGVVSRSGTLTYEVVHQLTGQQLGQTTCVGIGGDPINGTGFIDCLQAFEADPETKAVVMVGEIGGSAEEEAAAWVAAHMSKPVIGFIAGLTAPPGRRMGHAGAIVSGGSGTAAAKIEAMEKAGIHVCRDLGSLGKLCADVYASASETRH, from the coding sequence ATGGCTATTTTCGTCAACCACAACACCCGTGTCATCGTTCAAGGAATCACCGGCCAGGAAGGACAGTTCCATACCAGACAGTGCATCGCCTACGGAACTCAGGTGGTCGGCGGAGTCACCCCAGGAAAGGGCGGACAACGTGTCGACGACGTCCCGGTCTTCAACTCGGTTGCCGAGGCCTGCCGGGCAGTGGCCCCCGACACCTCGCTGATCTTCGTTCCCCCGCCTTTCGCCGCCGATGCCATCCTGGAGGCCGTGGACGCTGGGCTTAAGCTCATCGTCTGTATCACCGAGGGCATTCCGGTTATGGATATGCTGAAGGTTAAAAATTACCTCGCCGGTAAAGAGACACGGCTGATCGGCCCGAACTGTCCCGGCATCATCACCCCCGGAGCCTGCAAAATCGGCATTATGCCCGGCGCCATCCACCGTCCCGGCGGCCCCTTTGGGGTTGTTTCCCGATCTGGAACCCTCACCTACGAAGTCGTCCACCAACTGACCGGGCAACAACTCGGACAAACCACCTGTGTCGGCATTGGCGGCGATCCGATCAACGGCACCGGCTTTATCGATTGTCTGCAGGCCTTCGAGGCCGACCCGGAAACCAAAGCAGTGGTCATGGTCGGAGAGATCGGCGGTAGCGCCGAAGAAGAAGCGGCGGCCTGGGTGGCCGCCCATATGAGCAAACCGGTGATCGGCTTTATTGCCGGCTTGACGGCACCTCCGGGAAGACGCATGGGACACGCCGGTGCCATAGTCAGCGGCGGTAGCGGTACGGCCGCCGCTAAAATCGAAGCCATGGAAAAGGCCGGCATTCATGTGTGCCGCGATCTCGGCTCACTCGGCAAACTCTGCGCCGACGTGTACGCCAGCGCATCAGAGACCCGCCATTGA
- the sucC gene encoding ADP-forming succinate--CoA ligase subunit beta, translating to MKIHEYQAKELFRTYTIPVPDGVVCETSAAVPGAVASLGLPVAVKAQVHAGGRGKGGGVRLAKSGDEAVAAAEAILGMELITQQTGGTGKRVNKVLVESGVSIARELYLSLIVNRDDATVTIIASPDGGMDIEEVAARTPERIIKIGINPLLGLKPYHTRQVVVALGLSGPPAKQFGVVLANLYRLFIEYDCSLVEINPLIVTSDENLVALDAKVDIDANSLFRHPDIAAMRDPLEEDPQELEASRFDLNYIKLEGTVGNMVNGAGLAMATMDLIKQAGAEPANFLDVGGGATAEKVENGFRIILSDPHVKGIFINIFGGILRCDILAQGVVQAARAIGLRVPVVVRMEGTNVDEGRRILAESGFELINAVDLTDAATKVAAIADR from the coding sequence ATGAAAATCCACGAATATCAGGCCAAGGAGTTGTTCAGAACATATACCATTCCCGTACCCGACGGCGTCGTTTGCGAAACATCAGCCGCCGTCCCGGGCGCTGTCGCTTCACTCGGACTGCCCGTTGCCGTCAAGGCCCAAGTTCACGCCGGCGGCCGGGGAAAGGGTGGCGGTGTTCGTCTGGCCAAAAGCGGCGACGAGGCGGTTGCGGCTGCCGAGGCCATCCTGGGGATGGAACTGATTACCCAACAGACCGGCGGAACCGGGAAGCGCGTCAATAAGGTTCTCGTGGAGAGCGGCGTCTCCATCGCTCGCGAACTCTATCTCAGCCTCATCGTCAACCGTGACGATGCGACGGTAACGATCATCGCCAGCCCTGATGGAGGCATGGATATCGAAGAAGTCGCGGCCCGGACGCCGGAGCGAATCATCAAAATCGGCATCAATCCCTTACTCGGGCTGAAACCTTATCACACCAGGCAGGTCGTCGTTGCTCTAGGACTCAGCGGTCCTCCGGCTAAACAATTCGGGGTTGTGCTGGCCAATCTCTACCGACTGTTCATCGAATATGACTGTTCCCTGGTTGAGATCAACCCATTGATCGTGACCAGCGACGAAAACCTGGTGGCGCTCGACGCCAAGGTCGATATCGACGCCAACAGCCTGTTTCGCCATCCCGACATCGCCGCCATGCGCGATCCCCTGGAAGAAGACCCTCAGGAACTGGAGGCCTCCCGTTTTGATCTCAATTATATCAAACTCGAAGGTACCGTCGGCAACATGGTGAATGGTGCCGGCTTGGCCATGGCGACCATGGATCTGATCAAGCAGGCGGGAGCAGAACCGGCCAATTTTCTCGATGTGGGCGGCGGCGCCACCGCCGAAAAAGTGGAAAACGGCTTTCGCATCATCCTCAGCGATCCCCATGTAAAAGGCATATTCATCAACATCTTCGGTGGCATTCTTCGCTGCGACATCCTCGCCCAGGGCGTGGTTCAGGCGGCCCGGGCGATTGGCCTGCGAGTACCGGTGGTGGTACGGATGGAAGGGACCAACGTCGATGAAGGCAGGCGCATCCTGGCCGAATCGGGCTTTGAGTTGATCAATGCCGTCGATTTAACCGATGCCGCCACCAAGGTTGCCGCCATTGCCGATCGCTGA